A single genomic interval of Triticum urartu cultivar G1812 unplaced genomic scaffold, Tu2.1 TuUngrouped_contig_267, whole genome shotgun sequence harbors:
- the LOC125527041 gene encoding BTB/POZ and MATH domain-containing protein 2-like produces the protein MANKSTSEVSHGQLPKTSSTCLTEGVTAVHDFEVANYRLLDGIGVGKDVRSSNFSVGGFEWFMNFFPDGRMADYAGYASVFLDRVIQQNDTHNVRTKFTLNMLEKDGEAQLTKCDEIGHVFSSAKSYWGYCRFVAKEKLKSSSQANNGLLIIRCVLTVIKEPRTEVKRNTVVVPQPNLQDQLCQMWKNGQGADVTFSVGGQLFKAHRCLLAARSLVFKAELLGPMKEKETHCIKIDDIDPEIFEALLHFIYTDSLIVDEHHKEGEIAKLQHLLVASDRYGLDRLNVMCESKLSECIDAETVATTLVLAEQHHCKDLKEACIEFMAPRNVLQAVMATDGFKHLVASCPLVMKELLDMVSRGG, from the coding sequence ATGGCCAACAAATCCACCTCTGAAGTTAGCCATGGCCAGCTACCCAAGACATCGTCCACATGCTTGACGGAGGGTGTCACTGCGGTGCATGATTTTGAGGTGGCCAATTACCGGTTGCTGGATGGCATCGGCGTCGGCAAGGACGTTCGCTCAAGCAACTTCAGCGTGGGTGGCTTCGAATGGTTTATGAATTTCTTCCCGGATGGGAGGATGGCAGACTATGCTGGCTATGCATCAGTCTTTCTGGACCGTGTCATTCAACAGAATGACACACATAATGTCAGGACTAAGTTCACCTTAAACATGCTAGAGAAAGACGGTGAGGCACAATTAACTAAATGTGATGAGATAGGTCATGTCTTTTCCTCAGCAAAGTCATATTGGGGCTACTGCAGATTCGTTGCGAAAGAGAAACTGAAATCATCGTCGCAAGCCAACAATGGCTTGTTGATTATACGATGTGTTCTCACCGTGATAAAAGAACCTCGCACCGAGGTTAAGAGGAACACTGTTGTGGTTCCGCAACCGAATCTGCAAGACCAGCTCTGCCAAATGTGGAAGAATGGCCAGGGTGCAGATGTGACATTCAGTGTGGGTGGCCAATTGTTCAAAGCTCACAGATGCTTATTGGCTGCACGGTCTCTGGTTTTCAAGGCGGAGCTCTTGGGTCCGATGAAGGAGAAGGAAACACACTGCATCAAAATTGATGACATCGACCCTGAAATCTTTGAGGCTCTTCTTCACTTCATATACACAGATTCCCTGATAGTCGATGAGCACCACAAGGAAGGTGAAATTGCAAAACTGCAGCATCTGCTAGTTGCCTCGGATCGATATGGTTTGGATAGGTTAAATGTGATGTGTGAAAGTAAATTGTCTGAGTGCATTGACGCGGAGACTGTTGCAACAACATTGGTTTTAGCAGAGCAACACCACTGCAAGGATCTCAAAGAAGCCTGCATTGAGTTTATGGCTCCACGGAATGTTCTACAAGCTGTCATGGCAACTGATGGTTTCAAACATTTGGTAGCAAGCTGTCCTTTGGTCATGAAGGAGTTACTGGACATGGTGTCCCGGGGTGGCTAG